The Fortiea contorta PCC 7126 genome has a segment encoding these proteins:
- a CDS encoding HAD family hydrolase encodes MSLKAVLLDFNGVIINDEFIHLQLIDEILIAENLQPQKENERQASLGRSDRICFQELLAARGRVAHEGYLTQLLNRKAQRYAEELEKIEKLPLYPGLEDLIFQIRAHHLKVGLVSGAIRPEIELVLNRAQLAAHFQVIVTGDDVLTSKPEPDGYLLAVEQLNQKYPELHLQSAECLVIEDTPAGIAAAKRAQMQVVGVANTYPFHMLQRYCNWTVDYLHDLELERVLEVFSRKDLQPSISEC; translated from the coding sequence ATGAGTTTAAAGGCAGTTTTACTTGATTTTAATGGTGTGATCATCAACGATGAGTTCATCCACCTGCAACTGATAGATGAGATTTTGATTGCAGAAAATCTGCAACCCCAAAAGGAGAATGAACGCCAAGCTTCCTTGGGACGGAGCGATCGCATTTGTTTTCAAGAATTGCTCGCCGCTCGCGGTAGAGTAGCCCATGAGGGCTATTTAACACAGTTGCTTAACCGCAAAGCACAAAGATATGCTGAAGAACTAGAGAAAATTGAAAAACTGCCTTTATATCCAGGCTTAGAAGATTTGATTTTTCAAATCCGCGCTCACCACCTCAAAGTAGGGTTAGTGAGTGGAGCAATTCGCCCAGAAATAGAACTGGTACTCAATCGTGCTCAACTAGCGGCACATTTTCAAGTGATAGTAACGGGTGATGATGTCTTGACCAGCAAGCCAGAACCAGATGGTTATTTGTTAGCAGTGGAACAATTGAACCAGAAATATCCTGAGTTACATCTGCAATCAGCAGAGTGTTTGGTAATTGAAGATACACCTGCTGGAATCGCTGCTGCTAAACGAGCACAAATGCAAGTAGTGGGTGTAGCCAATACTTACCCATTTCATATGCTGCAACGGTATTGTAACTGGACTGTAGATTATCTTCACGATTTAGAATTAGAGCGAGTGCTAGAAGTGTTTTCGAGAAAAGACCTCCAGCCTTCCATATCTGAATGTTAA